Below is a genomic region from Isosphaeraceae bacterium EP7.
GGGATCCGGCCGGCCTCTCGCTCGCGGGCGACGGCCGTGAGGCGAGCTGAATGCAGGGCCCGGCGATTGAGCCAGGACTGGGCCTCGGCCGCCTCTCGATTCCGCTCCGCCTCGACCGCGTTGGCGCGTTCTCGCACCGCCGAGGCCCAGAGCGAGGCGTTGGACCAGGCCAGGCCGGCCCAGATTCCCGCCGAGGCCAGCAGCAAGGCTGCGGCCAGGCCCCCGACCGCCGGTCTCTTCTTCAACCAGCGATAGGTGGTCCACCAGCGAGACGGGGCGCGCGCGAGGATCGGCTGATCCGCTTCGAAACGACGGAGGTCGGCCGCCAGGTCGCCGGCCGAGGCATAGCGCGAGCTCGGGGACTTGGCCAGGCAATTCTGCACGATCGTCTGCAAGTCGAGGGAGAGACCCGGGCGGAGCCGGCAGGGGTCGATCGCGTCATCCTGGATGACCTGGCGGATCGTCTCGTGCGGCGAATCCCCGCGGAACGGGACGCGGCCCGTCAGCATCTGATAGAGGATGATGCCCAGCGAGTAGACATCGGCCATCCGGCCGATCTCCGACGGTCTGCCCAAGGCCTGCTCGGGTGACATATACGGATAGGAGCCGATCGGATGGCCGCTGATCGTGTCATCCCCGACTTCGTAGAGGATCTTGGCCAGTCCGAAATCGACAATCTTGGCCGTCAGTCGCGGCTCGTCACCGGGCAGCTCCTCCACATCGTCATGGAGTAGGATGTTAGCGGGCTTCAGGTCCCGGTGCAGCACGTCATGGTCGTGCGCGTGCTGGACGGCCTCGGCCACGTCGGCGATCAGCGCCACGGCCGTGCCGATCGGCACAGGCTCGGTCCTGCCGTGCAGCCATTCGGCCAGGTTCATCCCTTCGATGTAGGCCGAGGCGATGTACGCAACGGGCCCGACCTCGCCTGCCTCATAGATCCGCACGATCCCGGCGTGGTCGAGGCTCGCCGCGGCGCGGGCCTCCCTCAGGAATCGCCTGCGCGAGTCGTCCTTGGCGAGCATATCGGCACGGGGCAGCTTCAGGGCCACGTAACGGTCGAGGACCGGATCCCTGGCCAGGAAGACCACGCCGAATCCCCCGCGTCCCAACTCACGCAGCACCCGAAAGCGGCCGAACCGACCCGGCGTGGATCGCACGTCGGACTCACCGCTCGTCATGGCCCAGACGCCGGTCCTGGGCAGCAGTTCCTCGACCACGCGCAGGAGGTTGCGGGCACGACCCAACTCCGGGTCATCATCAACTTCCTCTAGCGGAGATACCCCCGCGGCCAGAGCGTCATCGAACTCCGCCAGCCGGCCGATGAACGGGGTCTCGGATGCCGGATCGGCCTTCCCGGGGGGGCGCCCGAAATTCGACGATCGATCAGGTGGGCTCATCAAAGAACGGCTCCAGGTCACCGCGCAGCTTGGCGATCGCTCTCGCCCAGGCCTTCCGACCGCCGTCGGCGCCGATCCCGAGCCGTCGTCCGATGACCTCGAAGCTGCAACCTTCCTCATGCCGCCAGCTGAAGACCTCGCGGTCGCGCGGGTTCAACTTGTCGATGGCCGCTAGCAGCGCCCGCCTCAACTCGCTTCGCGAAGCCACATCCTGCGGGGTCGTCGAGGTCGCCACCGGGTCGTAAGCCCCACCCGGCTCGTATCGAACTTCGCGGTACAGGTTCTGCTTCTGAAGGGCGTAGTAGCTGCGGCGGAAATTCCTCAGCTTGTTGAAGAGGACCCGCCTCAGCCATGCTTGCAACTGGGCAGGCGACTCGCACCGGACCGCGACCAGCTTCCGCTGGGCGAGCATCATCGTTTCCTGGACCAGGTCGGAGGCCCCTTCCTTGGCTCGCAGGCTCGGGCTGATTTGACGATTGGCGATCAGCGTCAGATATTGCCGACACGCCTCGACGGCCGACCATTCCAGCTCCTCGACGACGGGAGACTTCGAACGGTCGTCCACAGTCATCTCGATCTCGGAGCGTCGCATGCGTGTCGGCATCGAGGAGCTCCACGACACATTATGGACCAGCATCCACTATGCGACTCCTCAACTCGCCGATCAAGAGCCGAAGTCGCCTCATGGTTCGAGCGTTGCGTTCCGGCAACATTTGTTGGCCTGTCACGTCATTGATATTCAAAATTTAGCTAAAACATCATGCAGGCGGAGATGGTGTGGACCAAGCTTGCCGCCATAGTTCCCCGAGGTCACGCGCAAGATGCCAGGCAGGCAGGCGGCACGGACCCCGACGGCCGTGGCTCGACCGACTGCGTCCAGGTCCAAACCGTCGATGACGATCTCGTAGGCCGCCCCAGCCGCATCGGGCAGTTCCGATGTGACCAACCCCCGCAAGGTCGGCGAGAAGGCGGCATTGCTGCTGGCCCTCAGTCCTTTGTACTTACTCCCGACCTTCGAGCCCGACCGCGCAATTCCCCCAGGGAACGGCAGGATCATGCCGCCGCCAATCCGGCCAATGGCCTCGACGGCAGCCTCGGCCGCGGCAAGGGTCGTCGGGCCGTCCACTCCGGCGATGATCAGGTTGCCGCCGGCCACACCCTTCACGGTGCCGAACAGGTCCTCGCAGGTGAACTCCCCGTCCATCACCGGGATCCGCCAGAACCTCCGGCCGTCGGGCAGGCGTTTGGAGATCTGCCAGCCGTCGCCGAAATATCGGAGTGCCCCCCCCACCTTGATCGACTTGTCGGTCAGGGCAAGGCCGTTGTAGCAAGCGCTGGTCGGGCAGGTCATCACACACTGCCCCACCCGGTTGATCATCGCCTTTTCCAGGGCATCCCGGCTGAACCCGAAGAGCAAGACCGAAACCCCGGGGCGGCCGTCGGGCGTCTCGGCTTCGTCCATCATGCGCTCGACGCCCGCCTCGGCGTCGCAGCCGATGACGCTCGTACCGTAGCCGGTCATCACCCGCGCAGCGGTGGCCGCCCATCTCGGGGTGTCCGCCGTCAGGATGGCGCGGGCCGCCGTCATCGGGAAGGCCTCGGCGAAGGTGTCGACGATCTCGACTCCGTCGATACTCAGGCTCATCTCGGTCCCCCCGTCTCGCGCGTCAGTGCCCGAGCGTTGGGCAACTCGTCGTCGGCAAGCGGGTAGTTGGCGAAGGACATCGAGTAGTGCTCTCGAAACCAATCGCCGATCGGCCCGACCTCGGCCTCGTCGTAACCAGGGGCCGCGTGCAGGGTCTGCCCCGTCGGTACGTCGCGCAGAGCTCCATCGTCCAGAACGACGCGTCCTGCCTTGATCAGGTAACGCGGCAGGCTGAACATCCGCCGCTTGTCGACATCGGGCCTGTAGATGGTCACGTCGCCGTCGGCCCCGGGACCCAGGTGCCCCTTGCGGTCCAGGCCAAGGAGCCTGGCCGGCCCGGCCCTGGTGATGATCGCGATTTCCGAGAGGCTGTACTCGCGGCTCAGCTCCCCCAGCCCGCAGCGGTCCCGGACCGACGCGGGCAGGCGGTCGAGCATCTCCGTGCGGAGTCCTCGGTCCATCAGCAGCGCGATCACCTGGGGATAGGCCAGGAACGACCCTCCGTTGGGGTGATCGGTGCTCATCACCACCCTCCAGGGATCATCGACCCGCAGATACCACTCCAGGCCGATCGCCCACTGGAGGGCATGGACGGCGTTCGTGTCCTCGTAGGTGATCGGCACCACGCCGCAGCCCGTCTCCATCTCCACGTCGGAGGAGTACCACTTTCGGCCGGTCAGCTCGTGGAGGAACTGCCCGACGGCGCCATCCGCCGTCATGCTGGTCGTCTCGCCGAAGACCAACTGGCCCACGTCGACGCTCACCCCCTCATGGGTGTTCACCCAGTCGGCCAGTTCCGGCACCCCCGACCCGAACTTGTTGAGGTCGCCCGGCTCGCCCGAATAACTGTGGAACTGGATGTGAGCGAAGTGGGCCCGCAGGCCATCCATCGCCTTCAAGGTCTCCAGGGTGATCCCGGCGTTGCCCGGCACCCCCAGGTTCAGGCCATGCAAGTGCAGCGGATGCGGCAGCCCGAGCTCGGTCGAGGCCCGCGCGATCTCGGTCAGGATCTGCCTGGGACTGACGCCGAAGCCGTCGACCGTATCATCCAGGCCGGCCAGCGTCCCTTTGCCCTGCTTCCAGGTCTCGACTCCGCCCGGATTGACCACCTTCAGGCCATACCCTCGAGTCGCGCCCAGTACCCAGGCCAGATAATCCTTCAACCGGCCCCGGGCCCCCTCGCGGATCCGGTCCATCGCGTAATGGTTGTTGCCCATCAGGATGAGCATCGCCTTGTCGATGACCGGCGTGTCATCCAGCTCCTGGTGCGCATGCCTCGCCCCCAGGGCTGGCACGGCGGCGTCCACGGCGGTCGCATAGCCAAGGCCAGCGTAGCGGTAGCCCGTCGTGAACGTGCTCGGCACGCTGCCCAGGGTGCCCGACCGCATCGACCCCGCCCGAGGTTCCGGCGCAACCCGAGCCTCCTCAGGGCGCATGATGCGGGCAGCGTTGACTTTCGGGCCGGCGATGTGGCAATGCAGGTCGACCCCGGCGGGCATCACCGCATCACCCCTGGCATCGATCGTCAGGTCCGCACGGGCTCCCGGATCGTCGGGAGACGGCACCACCCGGCCGTCGACGATCCAGACATCCGCCACAATCCCGTCGACACCTCTGGCCGGGTCGTAGACCGTCCCGCCCTTGATCCGCAGAACGCCCATGCCCGGCTCACCCCCGCCAATCCAGTCCATCGCGCTGGCCACTCGACGAGTCGAAGCATACCCGACCCGTCAGGCAACCGGCAGGCTGGCGAGCAGCCGCTCGAGACGGTCGGCTTCGGTGGGCACCGTTCCGCCCAGGGGTGGCCGCAGCGGTAGCATCACGCCGTCGACCCTCGCGACCGTCCCGCCCCCCTCCAATCCCGGCCTGGCGGCATCGATCGCAACGCTCGCTCCCAGGGCCGCCGGGCTCGTCGTGGCATCCGGGCCGATCACGATCGTCGGGATCCTGCCGATGACGCCGACCGGGATCGTCCCGCAATCGCCCAGGACCAGCAGGGCATCGGCCTCGCCCCGCTCCAGCCGCTCGCGTGCCGAAGTGACCCCGAGGTCAGAGGTCGGCGCGCCCGACTCGAAGCTGACGGCCGAGGCAAAGCCGGCCTGCCAGCCCAGGACCGCCTCGGCCCCCGCAGGGTTGCCCGGCCCTCCCAGCCCCAGCGTCACGAAGCGTCGGCCCGCGTTCAGGTCGCGAACCAGGGAATAAGCCGCCTCGACCGTCGCTGTGCCCTGAGACGTCAGCCGGTCATCGTGAAAGAAAACGCCATATCTAGCCGCCTTCAGACGCTCCAGCCAGCCCTGGAGCGACTCCAGCGAGAGGCCGGTCGCCTCCAACACACCGGCGGCATCAAGGGGCACGCCCCTCAGCAAGGCCCGCAGGGTCCAGAGCACCTCGAACTGGCGATCATCGGCCACCGGAAGGAGCGTGTCGGCGAGCTCGGAGGTGGGCGTCGGGCGATCATCGGCCACGAGAAGGACCCGGCCGGCTCGACCCTCGGGTATGAACCGCCCGGCCGGCTCGACCGAATAGCGTTCGAGATGCCTGGGATGCGTGGTGACCGGGTCGCACGCCCAGAAGACGACGACGTCGGCCCGGTTCTTGACCTCGCCAAGGGTGGCCGTGACCCGCCCGATGCGCTGGATTGCCTGCAAGCGGGCCCTCGAAGAATGGGCGTGGTCGACCGCGCCGCCGATCCGATCGGCCAGGCCCACCGCCAGGCGTTGTGCTTCCAGGGTCGAGCCCGAGAGCCCGAAGACCACCGGCGCCGACGCTCCGGCCAGGATCCTCGCCGCCTCGGCGATTGCCGCGTCCGACCCGACCTCCACCCCGTCGATCGTGGCCAGGGGACGCCGCCCCCCCCCCGACAGGAATAGTGCCCGCCCGATCGCGCAGGCCCGCGCCACCTCGACCACCTGCCCATCCCTGACGATCACGCTCAGGTCGTCGCACAGGCAACCGCAGCCCAGGCAGGTGACGTCCGTCACCTCCCGATCCTCTCGGCCGACCTTCTCGGGCCCGCTCTGGTTCGGCGTGGACATCGAGGGCGCTTCCCGGGGAAGGCTGGCCATGGCGAGTCATGCCGGAGCCAGACTTCACCATTATGCTTATCTTGGCAATTCGGAGCCATCGATGCATTCTGGCATGGGTGACAATTCCTGTCAACCAACCGTGGATGCCCGAATTTGTCACGCGGGAGGATCGCCACGCTTGCGCCGTCTGGCGTGGCGATCTCTCCCGTTAACGGCCCCTCAGCGTCCGATTATTCCGCCTTGGGGTCGGCCTTGTTATCGGTTTTCTCGGTAGCCCCGGCCTGGCGGACCTGGGTGGAGAGGTGGTAGCTGACGCCCTCGATCTCGAATTCGAGGTCGCCGACCAGCCCGATGAAGCCGGAATCGGGACGGGCAACGACGCCGGAACGGTTCCCCCCCTCACCTTCCATGGGGACGGATTCCCAACGGGACTTGCGGAAGTCCTTGGTCGCCGACCGGGCCACCCAGAGCTTCGCCGACTTGGGCGTCTCATCGCCGGAGACGGTCAGCTTCAGGGCCCCTTCGCCGGTGTTCGAATGCTTCCAGTCGAGCTTCGGCAGGGTCTTGCCCTGGACGGCGTGTCGGAAGAGGGCGCCGATGCCATGCAGCGCGTAGTCGCGGTTCTCGCCCAGGTTGTGCCCGGCATTGGGGAGATACACGACCGACTTGGGACCCTGCAGGTCGCCCCAGTAAATGTTCAGCGCGTCGAGGGTCCAATAAGGGTCATTGGTCCCGTTGATGATGAGCTTGGGCAGGCTCAGGCGGTGGCGATAGCTGAAGGGGTCGACCATCGTCCAGAGTTTCTTGCCGTCGACCGTGTCGAACTGCTCGGTCAGGCCCCTGCCGGTGTAATCGCCGATTTCCTCGCTCTGCTCGCCCCACATCTTCTTGGCGTGGTCGAACTGGGCCTTCATGTTCAGGGTATCGATGACCATCGGGGCGCAGGCGATGACGCGGGGATCAAAAGCGGAGGTCAGCCAGGTCGTCCAGCCGCGCTTCGAGGCGCCGGTGACCACGAAGTGGGAGACCTCGGGGGCCTTCTCGTCGCGGGCCAGGGCCTGGAGGGCGTCCATCGCTCGCACGGCGCTCTTGACCATGGGGAAGAGCAGGGGCCAGTTCTTGTCCTTCGTCTCCAGGTAGCGGACGAAGGTCTCGGCGATCAGGGTATCCTCGGACTTGTCGCCCAGCAGCGGCTGGTTGGGCACCTGCGAGAGGACGGCCACACGCGCCCCGGTGAGCTTGGACAGGTTGAACCCGAGCACGTCATCCTGAGGGCTCGACTTGCTGTCGATATTGCCGACGCCGCCGCCGGTGATGAACAGCAGCATCGTATCCTTGGTCTTGGCCTCGTTGGCGGTGAAGACCTGGAGCCGGTGCCCCCAGGTGATCCCCTGCCAGACCTGCGAGGTCAGCTTCAAACGCTTGCTCGAGCCGGCGGGGGTCTCCCTCGACTCCTCGACCGTCCAGGCGAAGGCCGCATCGGGCTTTTTCACGTACTCGTCAAGGTCCGCGCGGGCCCGTGCAGCGCCCTGGAAGGCCACGAACCCGGCCGCGATGGCGACCGCCAGCGATGAGAATCGACACCGACGCATGCGAAAAACTCCCCGGTGAGCACGTGCCCCGGGCCGACATCGGCCCCCGGCCCATTGCACCACGAGGGCGGCCGTGACGCCAGGCATCGCGCCGCTCGATTCCACCAGATATCTCGATCGGGCCCCGCCCGACTGGCCGCCTCAGGCCATCACGCCCGGGTCGCGCCGGGCGTCGTCGGGGGATTCCATCAGGCCGTATTTGTAGAGCTTCTTGTACAGGGTCATCCGACTGATGCCCAGCTCCGAGGCGGCCCGCAGGCGATTGTTGCCGTGCTTCTCGAGGGCCTCTGTGATGCAGGCGAGTTCCGCCTCCCCCTTGACCCGGGCCAAATTTGGCTCCGAGGGACGAACTGTGGCGGGCTCGGCCGGCTCCGCTCCGGGCCGGCTGGCAATGCCCCGGATCAGGGACTCGGGCAAGTCGCACGGCGTGATCTCAGGGCCCGGGCAGAGCACGGAGGC
It encodes:
- a CDS encoding sigma-70 family RNA polymerase sigma factor; this encodes MPTRMRRSEIEMTVDDRSKSPVVEELEWSAVEACRQYLTLIANRQISPSLRAKEGASDLVQETMMLAQRKLVAVRCESPAQLQAWLRRVLFNKLRNFRRSYYALQKQNLYREVRYEPGGAYDPVATSTTPQDVASRSELRRALLAAIDKLNPRDREVFSWRHEEGCSFEVIGRRLGIGADGGRKAWARAIAKLRGDLEPFFDEPT
- a CDS encoding formylmethanofuran dehydrogenase subunit A, which produces MDWIGGGEPGMGVLRIKGGTVYDPARGVDGIVADVWIVDGRVVPSPDDPGARADLTIDARGDAVMPAGVDLHCHIAGPKVNAARIMRPEEARVAPEPRAGSMRSGTLGSVPSTFTTGYRYAGLGYATAVDAAVPALGARHAHQELDDTPVIDKAMLILMGNNHYAMDRIREGARGRLKDYLAWVLGATRGYGLKVVNPGGVETWKQGKGTLAGLDDTVDGFGVSPRQILTEIARASTELGLPHPLHLHGLNLGVPGNAGITLETLKAMDGLRAHFAHIQFHSYSGEPGDLNKFGSGVPELADWVNTHEGVSVDVGQLVFGETTSMTADGAVGQFLHELTGRKWYSSDVEMETGCGVVPITYEDTNAVHALQWAIGLEWYLRVDDPWRVVMSTDHPNGGSFLAYPQVIALLMDRGLRTEMLDRLPASVRDRCGLGELSREYSLSEIAIITRAGPARLLGLDRKGHLGPGADGDVTIYRPDVDKRRMFSLPRYLIKAGRVVLDDGALRDVPTGQTLHAAPGYDEAEVGPIGDWFREHYSMSFANYPLADDELPNARALTRETGGPR
- a CDS encoding formylmethanofuran dehydrogenase subunit B, whose protein sequence is MSTPNQSGPEKVGREDREVTDVTCLGCGCLCDDLSVIVRDGQVVEVARACAIGRALFLSGGGRRPLATIDGVEVGSDAAIAEAARILAGASAPVVFGLSGSTLEAQRLAVGLADRIGGAVDHAHSSRARLQAIQRIGRVTATLGEVKNRADVVVFWACDPVTTHPRHLERYSVEPAGRFIPEGRAGRVLLVADDRPTPTSELADTLLPVADDRQFEVLWTLRALLRGVPLDAAGVLEATGLSLESLQGWLERLKAARYGVFFHDDRLTSQGTATVEAAYSLVRDLNAGRRFVTLGLGGPGNPAGAEAVLGWQAGFASAVSFESGAPTSDLGVTSARERLERGEADALLVLGDCGTIPVGVIGRIPTIVIGPDATTSPAALGASVAIDAARPGLEGGGTVARVDGVMLPLRPPLGGTVPTEADRLERLLASLPVA
- a CDS encoding PhoPQ-activated protein PqaA family protein encodes the protein MRRCRFSSLAVAIAAGFVAFQGAARARADLDEYVKKPDAAFAWTVEESRETPAGSSKRLKLTSQVWQGITWGHRLQVFTANEAKTKDTMLLFITGGGVGNIDSKSSPQDDVLGFNLSKLTGARVAVLSQVPNQPLLGDKSEDTLIAETFVRYLETKDKNWPLLFPMVKSAVRAMDALQALARDEKAPEVSHFVVTGASKRGWTTWLTSAFDPRVIACAPMVIDTLNMKAQFDHAKKMWGEQSEEIGDYTGRGLTEQFDTVDGKKLWTMVDPFSYRHRLSLPKLIINGTNDPYWTLDALNIYWGDLQGPKSVVYLPNAGHNLGENRDYALHGIGALFRHAVQGKTLPKLDWKHSNTGEGALKLTVSGDETPKSAKLWVARSATKDFRKSRWESVPMEGEGGNRSGVVARPDSGFIGLVGDLEFEIEGVSYHLSTQVRQAGATEKTDNKADPKAE
- the fhcD gene encoding formylmethanofuran--tetrahydromethanopterin N-formyltransferase, producing MSLSIDGVEIVDTFAEAFPMTAARAILTADTPRWAATAARVMTGYGTSVIGCDAEAGVERMMDEAETPDGRPGVSVLLFGFSRDALEKAMINRVGQCVMTCPTSACYNGLALTDKSIKVGGALRYFGDGWQISKRLPDGRRFWRIPVMDGEFTCEDLFGTVKGVAGGNLIIAGVDGPTTLAAAEAAVEAIGRIGGGMILPFPGGIARSGSKVGSKYKGLRASSNAAFSPTLRGLVTSELPDAAGAAYEIVIDGLDLDAVGRATAVGVRAACLPGILRVTSGNYGGKLGPHHLRLHDVLAKF